A region of the Cucurbita pepo subsp. pepo cultivar mu-cu-16 chromosome LG14, ASM280686v2, whole genome shotgun sequence genome:
AAGAActttgggcccccaagggagtagattgtgagatcttacatcggttggagaggggaaaaagcattccttataagggtgtggaaacctctccctaagagacgcgttttaaaaccgtaagactgacggtgatacgtaacagaccaaagtaaacaatatctgctagcggtgggtttagggTGTTACATCTTCCGTGTGCTTAATGAGTTTATCAGCAAATGGGATTGAAATGGGGCACAAATCATATTCTACAGACAGCATATATTAGATTCCAGAAAGAAATCAAGATGAACTCAATACTTACAGCGGAAAAACAATCTCCACGCCCACACCAGCAATAATTCTGCGAATTCTAATCGTAGTGTGGATGCCAGCATTTTGTTTTGACATGACAATTCCTCTATAAACAGAAAGCCTACGCCTATTTTCTGGAACTTCctgtagtagtagtagtagtagtaacATTTTTATCAAAAACAGTATAAAAAACCATACACTTACATAAGGGTTTAGACTACAAagattaagaacaaaatttacCAGTTTAATTTCCACAATGTCACCAGTTCTAATGTCTGGAATCGGCCTCGCCTTCTCCGACGCTTCAATTGCTCGCTTATTAAGTATCTACCCAGAAGTTTAAAGATcaacaaaactaaaatcaaattcaaattatgatACCCTCTAACTAGTAGATGAGACAATTCCTATATTGTGAAATTTCACCAACTATAGCTGAAATCTTCTACAACACAAAACTGTAATGAGTTTCTATGAACCGCAGGATCACACTTCAATTCTTCAGCAGTTGATTTAACAATTCAAACGTTCGGAAGAATTGAatataattcaaaagaaccagTACAGAAGTACACTTATGGTTGCAAGAAAAATTGTGTTCCTAAATTGAAGATGGTTGGAGGGAGTTCtgcattggctaatttaggtacgaggccttttgagaaagttgaaagcaaagtcatgagagcttatgctcaaaatggacaatatcataccattatggagggCCGTGAATCctaaaatggtatcaaagtcatgcccttaacttagtcatgtcaatagaatcctcaaatgtcgaacaaataagttgtgaacctcaaaggtgtagtcaaaagtgacacaagtatcgaacaaagggtgtactttattcATGGACTCTTCAAAGGCTCCATAGGCCTaaagggaggctctatagggTACTCTATCCGaagggagggagtcccacattgactaatacAATTCCTTAGTTACGCGGCCTTTGGGGAAGTTTAAACCAATACCACGAgtgcttatgttcaaagtagacaatatcatacgattGTAGTGCGTCATGATTCctatgattcctaacattctAGCATTCAGAACTACAACAAAGTTTGTGTTCATTAATGAGAAGAATGGATAGAATAATTACCCCCAATACATCTCCAAGCTTAACTCGAGGCTTTCTCGGCGGCTTCTCCGCCTCAGGCTGGCCATCAGACACCGCTACTGCTTCTACTACAGCTTGAGGAGCTTCTCCAACGCTTCTTTCCACATTTTTCTCATCGCTCGCCGACTCTGCTTCGGAATCCGCCTCAGCTCTCACAACAAACGCCCGTTTCATCGGCGCCGAAACAGTATGGTGAAAATGGCAGCCGATTGAACTCGAGGAAAGAGTAGAAAACGAAAGCCGAGTACAAGAAATTGCGgaacaaaaccctaatcttctCGGCGTACATTGATTGGGGATTCTTGGAATAGAAATCACGGCCTTGAAACAAGAGATATGAGATTAATGCGATAGAAGATTAGAAAGGGAATACTGAAAGATTACAAAAAAGACGAGAGGAGGAAGTACCGTACCTGAGGAAGAATCTTGGTGGCCATTGATGaaggaattgaagaaaattatggcagtgattgcatttttcttctctctttggaGAAGATGGAGACGATCTCTTATCCGTTGTCAATTTCAGTTCgaaatttttcaatttttcttttttttttttttttaaatttatctattATGAGTTTTCATCCACCAAAATTTTGAGCGTCCCCCGGTTGA
Encoded here:
- the LOC111809667 gene encoding 50S ribosomal protein L19-1, chloroplastic-like, whose amino-acid sequence is MATKILPQAVISIPRIPNQCTPRRLGFCSAISCTRLSFSTLSSSSIGCHFHHTVSAPMKRAFVVRAEADSEAESASDEKNVERSVGEAPQAVVEAVAVSDGQPEAEKPPRKPRVKLGDVLGILNKRAIEASEKARPIPDIRTGDIVEIKLEVPENRRRLSVYRGIVMSKQNAGIHTTIRIRRIIAGVGVEIVFPLYSPNIKELKVVSHRKVRRARLYYLRDKLPRLSTFK